ATCATTCCTATCTAACTAATCTAGGCCACATCAAAATGCTACTGTGTATCCAGAGTAGCTCATAAATCTTCTAAAGGTATGTGTGCAGGCTGGCTGCAGGCCTCCCGCAGCATTTACCTGTGCTCCACTTCCTCGGTCTGTGATGGctcctctgtctccatctctgctCCCGTACCCCGAGGTGCTGCTACGATTCCCAGGGGGGGCACCTCTCACGCTGTGTCCTGATACTTCTCTCCCAGATCTTTCCGGTCTTTCGACTCTgttaaacaaaacataaaaacatacatgATCCAAACTTTAATCTTACCTTTTTTAACCCCGATGGATTAGACCATCAAGAGAGCATTACAAAGTACACAGCTACCTTGTTTCCCGTTTGTCAGTGGACATGCTTCCTTCACTCTTCCAGCTGGTGGGTCTGGAAGGATTGGGCCCTGCCTCTCGAGGATGTCTAGCGTGAGTGATGTCAGGCCTGTCATGAATGATCACTGTTCTCCTTTCGTCTCGCTCCCCTCGTACTTCTCGCCTGTCTGATTCTCTAAGTTCATTCCTTGGTGGTGGAGGCTCATTTCTTCTGGAGTCACTGAAATTTTTGGGATATCTTTCAAAGCTTGGATCTTCCCTTCGTGCAGTAGGTCGTGCTTTTTTCCCTTCACTTTGACCAACAAAGCGATCCCGCCTATTGATTAGAAACAAAGAATATAGGTCCTAGAAGTGCTTACTTGAGTGCTTAATTCTTCTTAACTTTGTCTGCATAACCTATAATGATGAAACCAAAAAATGAACTTAAGGCAAAGCCATGGAAAAAAGCTAGTTATTATTacaactcattttcttttaaactgaaCTAAGTGTCTAGCCTAAAGGCTGGTTTTTTAAGCATTTAGGAGAAATGATACCAAGCACTCAAAGTCACTACCAAGCTAAAGAATGCTTTACTTATTAACAGTCGAGGCACATACAAAGCAATCAGTGCTCCCACAGTTTTCAAGATAAGAagaggctggatatggtggctcacacttataatctcagcattttgggaggccaaagtgggggatcgcttgatcccagaagtgtgagaccagcctggccaacatggcaaaacctgtctctactaagaatacaaaaattagccaggtgtgatggtgcatgtctataatcccagctacttgggaggctgaggcaagagaattaatcgcttgaacccaagaggcaaaggtcgcagtgagtcaagatcgcaccactacactctagcctgggagacagagtgagactcttgtcacaaaaaaataaaataaacataagatcAAGTCAACCTATTTAGTGGTGTTCTATCGAATTAATTTGGAATACTGAATCACATTCACTTTAACAGAAACGAAAATCATGTAATTTGTTTGAACATTCAGTTCTGACCTGATAAGTTAAGATTTTAGGAGAAAGTTATCACTAGCAagtctcataaaataaatataataattttcaacATATCTATCTACCTTTCAAAAGATGAAGACTGTACTGCTGAACTCTCAGGAAACCTGCCCCTCTCTCGGTGATCAAAGTCATTAAATCTGTTCTGCTGGCGAGAGTAGTCAGATCCATGGCCAAATCGTGCATCTGTATCTAGAGACAACTTTTTATTGTCGCTCCAGTAAGGATCATCTCGCCTTGAAGAGAAATATTTGCTCGTTTACATAAATTACTTCCACAGTAATCAAACAACATTTACTTGGAGTTATACATACCACATGTTAGAACTGTGGACACAACAGGGCTAGTAAACTCAAGATATAACACACTCAGTTAGGAGTACAAACTAGCAAAGCCTTAATTGTTGAATTATGTAAAGTCAATAGTGTGAAAAGAATTTAAACAGGAGAGAAAAATAGTTGAAAAACTGCCTGTCTTAAAAGTattaaacaaaaagacaaataacataCTTGAAACCACTTTACAATAAAATTCTAACCAGCAGTTCACAACGTCTTCATTTATCCTGAACTTTGGTAATGTCAGAGTGGAAGTCAGAAGCACAATTCTTTCATTCCACCTAATTCTCTATTTCTAAAATCAACTTAATTTCACAGAATTtatgttaagaaaattaaatgggcatatttatatttttaaatctatatgaAGTATGAGTGCAAACACACAATGCAATCTCCTCAAGTTTATGACTTCCATTTCTATACTACCTGCACTACCTTTTTACAAACATTCAAAATCTGTTTAATTATTACTGAAGGCTACTatgattttattgtattttccgTGTGTTTATGTTTTAAGTGACCCTGAAAGATAACAGTGAATTAGATACTAGTTAAAAATACGATTAGTAGTGACTTTGTCCTAGATAACTGGTAATAACTCTAGCTCTGCAATGTCATGGCAGCCTAACAGTCTGAGCATAGGACTATGAGTCCAGAGTGGTTGTAATCCAGGCTCTGTCACTTCCAAAATATTTCAACAATGAAACTTCATAATGAAAAACATTTGGCATTAGAAAGGCGGACAGGACAAGAAATGCAGACTGTTCCCACTCGCCAATGCACTGGGTCTACCCTAGCACTGTCATCCATCCCATCCCTGTTGATCATGACTTTTATTCCAGTGACGGGAGCCTGTACTTTCTAATTCTCTAGTCTTAGCCTAAACGGAATAGAACAGCAAGTGTAACTGTTAAGGAAGAAAGTGAGTAACTACCTGTGATCTACATCACGTGGGCGTTTCAAGgaattccttttttcttgttcATACCGAAGCTGCTGCTGTTGCCGTCTGAGTTCCTCTCTTTCTCGAGCAATCCGTTCAGCTTCCTTACGACGTTCCTTCAGACCACACAGAAGGAAGAACCAACCaaggcaaaatgaaaacaaaaggtaaGTAGACATGCAACCTTGTTTTAACCTTACCACTAAGAAACCACCATAAGCAAAGACCAGGCAAAACAAACCTGGGATACATACATTTCATTTCAATAATCTAGGCTAAGGCTATTGTTCTgcaacattaaaaataacaaggaCTGGGGGGCGAAAGTTGGCAGTATTTGGGGAGGTCAAGTTTAGTTTAATTATTTGACTAAAACAAAAGCACCTAAAGGGAATTAGAAACAGCGTTCTTAATATGTATGGAGACTAAGTGCCTTAAAACCTTGAGGTGCAATTCTGCAAAGAGAGGCATTATTTCCTTCCAGCCTTGGGAAATCATTCCCACTGTAATATGTAAggaaattgttattattttctaagaCTGGGATAGTGACAGAGCCTGGATTACAACTACTCTGGACTCATAGTCCTATGCTCAGACTATTAGGCTGCCATGACATTGCAGAGCTAGAGTTATTACCAATTATCTAGGACAAAGTCACTACTGATTGTGTTTTTAATGAGTACCTAATTCACTGTTACCTTTCAGGGACACTTAAAAGCTCATTAGCTAAACTCATTCTATAGACGCTTTACAATGAGTAAAGCAAATTTTAGGGCAAAAATCACAGTTTCAAAAAGGTGAGTTATTTAAGATGAAAAGATTTTCTGACTGCACCTGTTCAATACGAATGCGTTCCCTTTCCAAGCGTTCGcgttccattctctctctctctagttttTGCCTTTCAATTTCtaggcgctctctctctctctgtaagcGTTCCCGTTCTTCCCGTTCACGAATTATTCTAATGCGTTCTCGCTCTCGACGCTCTCTCTCTGCAATCTCTCTTCGTCTACCAAAAATCAGTATTTAGAAATACTTAAATTATGCTAGCACTGTGTGAAAGAGAATAgctttgaatttgaatttttccTTGAGGTTGgcaattttaaatttcaactcaATCTAAGTAGTTTTAATGTAATTGGAAACATAATTCAAAGTAAAACTTTAAACAGATCccaatattttcacttatttgtaaGTAAAACTGTCAACTGAgcagctaaattttatatagagTAGTTGCCTCTTAGATGAATcctgtttaaataaaaatcactatAATAGTCCATTAATCAATTGACATTTTAGAAGGATGTAATCTGCATATACAAATTTACAAAACTACAACTTCCAACACTTGTTTTGATGGAAAAACCTCTAATGCCTATTATATATTCTATTGTATCtccttaaacaaaatatatactcTCTTTTGATGATTTGGGATCCTAACAATGAACATCAATAATAGCATATACTACATATGACAAAATGACATCCTGAAGGGCTGTTTTGGAATGTTTACTACCCTGTAATAGATGCCTCCAGGTAGTGTTCAATTGTTCACTGAACTGAACTGTTACTGAATTAGGCCTTGAATGTGATTTTCTTACTGTAAGGCGGTCAGCACCTTTTTCTGTCTATTATCCGCATGTCGTCTTCTAGgaacccagtggttctcaaagagtCAGCACTACTTCTACAGAAATCGATGGGGTATTTTTAATTATCACAGTACCATGGAGCAGATACTAGTGTTCAGTGTATGAAGTAAAGGAATCTAAGTATCTCACTGATGCATGGAATAGTGAGGATGGTCGTATACAACAAGAACCATCCAACACTTCTCCCACCTTTCAGAGGCCACAATGGACATTCATACCattaaaaacaaccaaacacCTTAAGCAAAAATTACATCTGAGTCTAGAACTCAACcccatttttaataaatgctaagtttgtttgtttgctttgacatggttttatatattctagaattTCCAATAATGCAACTCTATATAAATAGAAGGTACGTTCTTGAGACCTTTACTAAGAGTTGCTCATGATTTCAGAAATCATGTCATAAGGTCAACACTACTTCTGGTATTTACTAACCAATACAATGTATCACTGACATATGTCAGTTTGTATTTGGAGCTGTCACATTCTCAGTGAGTCTAAATAGGGGTGCAAACATCTGACTACTTCAGTAAGTCATGCCTAAACATTTATAtctggaatatatatttttagtataaattacttttatttctcctttatattaTAGTTAAGCCATTACATTCAATTTTTTGGAAATTATTAGTATAGGGTAAGTACATTATGCATCAATTTCATTTCAGAATAGTAAAGGCATTGCAACATTTTCTCATATAAAAGGGACTTTGGTCTCATAGGGTTTGAGAATCACTGCGCTAGTTGCTCCTCAGTCCCACTCTCCACTCAATCTGTTGTCAACTAAATAAAACAGGAAGCTAGGCACATTtgaacctcatcttaaaaaagaGAACATGGGTTCTGTGTGCTACAAGGATTACTTACTTTTATAAAGTTATGTGACAGTTATTGTACAGTATTATGTAAGTTGTTAAAAGTATCTCTGATAGTTCCTAACACTCTTTTGTGAATGAATAGATCAAATTCCATGACGAGTAACCCCTGGACAAGATAggttaacatttgaaaaaatatactataaaacacACCCACAAGACTTATTTTAAGTGTCATCCAAAAACTGATATGCAAAAGTAAACTGGCTCTCATAATGAACTGCTgagaaacagtcactaaaaatggaaacatccTGCTTGGtttgtattttccatttgttttaaagAGAATGCTTGCTTTGGCATACAATCTAAATACCATTAGGCTCATAGGGCAAATCTTCCTTCTCTCGGGCACTAATGCAAACAATACATTTTTGCTAAATTTGTTGTTAAAATTTCAGATTATAGAATTTGAACACTATAGCTACTCTGAAACGACCTCATCTCAAATTTTTCCTTTCAAGTCATGTTTTTTATGGCAGCAGCTTTGGTGTTGAGGAAAGAGCATTGGACTTGGAGTCAGAAGACTTGGGTCTGAGTCCCGACTCTGCCACTTGTTAGCCATGTGGCATTGGAAGAGTCATTtcgcctctctgggcctccatttttTCAACTGTGTAATGGGCATAACTAGCCTTACAGAACTGTTGAGTTGGAGATAACAGATGaaaaagcactttgtaaactATAAAGTGCTATGCAAACTTAATAAATCATTAAAAGCTACCGTACTTCTTTAAGGTGGCAAACAGTTTTCTGTGGGATTACAATTTCCAGAAATCTGGCTTACAGCTAGTGTTAAATATTTACCTATGTTTAAAGACAGGTATAAAACAGACTCTCTTCCTACCTCCGAAGTTCCATTGCTCGTCGCAGCCTTTCAAAACGAAACACATGTTCTTTCAGTCTTTGTTCCTTCATCTTTTCAAAAGTCAAGATCTCTTTCCTTCTGTagtctttatctctttttttatctAGACTGgctctctccttttccttactTCTTCCATGAATCTATagacaaaaattataaacacactagaaattaaaataatgtgaggcttttttttccttttctttctttttttttttaaaagatggggtttcaccatgatggccaggatggttttgaactcctgacctcaggtgatccacccacctcggcctcccaaagtgccatgatTGCAGGCGTCCACGCCCAGtagaggctttctttttttttttcatgtttagcaggtcatttaaaaagttcaaacgactagtaacattttcttttcttaggtTTGCTAGCATGCAAGTAAACAAAGATggttatgggaaaaaaaaaatcatctccttTTGTAAACAGCTTAAGTAGTATACAACCATCCTGATCAGAGACTTACTTTCTCATATCTTCCTCTTCTTGATGGTCTACAATGATCTCCTTTAGTTTGGTCTAATATTACCATATGTCCTGGACTCTTTGAAGCTAAgggaaaaaattatacaaagtaaGTGGCTAAaaattttccttgaaaaataaaacaggtaggTAAAAATGCTAAATTCTGATAGTCAAAATCCAATACAGGAAATAAAAAACCTACTCATTCTAGAAGAACTTAAATgcaaagagttttgttttgttttgcttttttttttgagatggagtttcactcttgttactcaggctggagtgcaatggtgcgatctcggctcaccgcaacctccgcctcctgggatcaggcaattctcctgcctcagcctcccgagtagctgggattataggcacgcgccaccatgctcagctaattttttgtatttttagtagagatggggtttcaccatgttgaccaggatggtctcgatctcttgacctggtgatccacccgcctcagcctcccaaagtgctgggattacaggcgtgagccaccgcgcccggcctgcaaagAGTTTTTTAAACAGTTCAGTCTGCTAACAGAAATTCTTTCAGTGATAGCGAAAAATCCCAAGTCAATACTACTGATCAATGACCATTTTAAGTCAGCCGAGAATATTTAAAGAGCTTAGACAGAACACACTCTGTGTCCCCAGAATAGAAAAGAAGACCCCTCCTCCTACTAGAGTTCCTGTCCTATCACAATGACATCTAACAACAAAGCTTACGTATCTGGATTATAATTTCAGGTTTTCCCTTCCACTGTAAAACTTAAGCAGAAGAAGGCATTAGAAAGGGACTGAAAAGATGTATAGCATACTTATTCGcttcttttcttcactttttttaattgattctGATGTTTGGCCACTTGCTCCATTATCATTCTTCTCCTCTTTACCATCTATTTTCTTAGtatccttgctttcttttttttcagatttctcagatgatcttttctcttcttttttcataGAGGCTTGTGTCCTGACCATACCACCccagacaaaaaaaaacagaatgaatactTCCTAATGTAACAACAAAGTCTATCTgcttatcaaataaataaataaaaataaaaaatccttacTTGCTACTTCTATCACTCATATTTTTTTTATCTCCAGAACTTCTTGAACTGctcttttcatcattttctttcttcatttctttcttagaGGGATCACCTTTTACCTGAAAGGTTCAAAGCAGAAGAACAATTTATACATGATTATAACAAGTGTGCTAATGGCAGAAAATTGGGAAAACATAGAAAATTATAAgtaaaaactacaaataaataaaaattaaaaataattgctaaTTCTATTCCCTGCTAGTGTTAACAACTGGAGTTGAGAATGAGCCATCAAATTAAACTTGCTTTGATAAAGGGGTAGGCTTACTTTTTCAACAGAAATCAGCTGTCCATGCAGCTCAGTGCGATGAAGATGGGCAATACACCTGGACACCTCTGTGCTTGAAGACATAGTTACAATGCCATAGCATTTTGCCCCAGGACTTCGAGCATTTGTAACTACTTTTGCACTCAGAACCTATAAAATGAGGCTGTAGTTTACAAAGTTTTATAATGTTACAACTACACAAACTTCTAAA
Above is a window of Callithrix jacchus isolate 240 chromosome 8, calJac240_pri, whole genome shotgun sequence DNA encoding:
- the SLTM gene encoding SAFB-like transcription modulator isoform X7 encodes the protein MAAATAAVAASAASGQAEGKKITDLRVIDLKSELKRRNLDITGVKTVLISRLKQAIEEEGGDPDNIELTVSTDTTNKKPTKGKGKKQEADELSGDASVEDDAFIKEIEAQEGEDDTFLTAQDGEEEENEKDIAGSGDGTQEVSKPLPSEGSLAEADHTAHEEMEAHTTVKEAEDDNISVTIQAEDAITLDFDGDDLLETGKNVKITDSEASKPKDGQDAIAQSPEKESKDYEMNANHKDGKKEDCVKGDPVEKEAREGSKKAESGDKEKDTLKKGPSSTGASGQAKSSSKESKDSKTSSKDDKGSTSSTSGSSGSSTKNIWVSGLSSSTKAADLKNLFGKYGKVLSAKVVTNARSPGAKCYGIVTMSSSTEVSRCIAHLHRTELHGQLISVEKVKGDPSKKEMKKENDEKSSSRSSGDKKNMSDRSSKTQASMKKEEKRSSEKSEKKESKDTKKIDGKEEKNDNGASGQTSESIKKSEEKKRITSKSPGHMVILDQTKGDHCRPSRRGRYEKIHGRSKEKERASLDKKRDKDYRRKEILTFEKMKEQRLKEHVFRFERLRRAMELRRRREIAERERRERERIRIIREREERERLQRERERLEIERQKLERERMERERLERERIRIEQERRKEAERIAREREELRRQQQQLRYEQEKRNSLKRPRDVDHRRDDPYWSDNKKLSLDTDARFGHGSDYSRQQNRFNDFDHRERGRFPESSAVQSSSFERRDRFVGQSEGKKARPTARREDPSFERYPKNFSDSRRNEPPPPRNELRESDRREVRGERDERRTVIIHDRPDITHARHPREAGPNPSRPTSWKSEGSMSTDKRETRVERPERSGREVSGHSVRGAPPGNRSSTSGYGSRDGDRGAITDRGSGAQHYPEERHVVERHGRDTSGPRKEWHGPPSQGPSYHDTRRMGDGRAGAGMITQHSSAMASMREKLRTAYTMQRRVQLRTAYTMQRGVQIRTAYTMQRRVQKDSSQSFKLILCSLISDPRTT
- the SLTM gene encoding SAFB-like transcription modulator isoform X3; protein product: MAAATAAVAASAASGQAEGKKITDLRVIDLKSELKRRNLDITGVKTVLISRLKQAIEEEGGDPDNIELTVSTDTTNKKPTKGKGKKQEADELSGDASVEDDAFIKDCELENQEAQEQDGNDELKDSEEFGENEEENVRSKELLSAEENKRAHELIEADAVEDREKEDIESQEIEAQEGEDDTFLTAQDGEEEENEKEGSLAEADHTAHEEMEAHTTVKEAEDDNISVTIQAEDAITLDFDGDDLLETGKNVKITDSEASKPKDGQDAIAQSPEKESKDYEMNANHKDGKKEDCVKGDPVEKEAREGSKKAESGDKEKDTLKKGPSSTGASGQAKSSSKESKDSKTSSKDDKGSTSSTSGSSGSSTKNIWVSGLSSSTKAADLKNLFGKYGKVLSAKVVTNARSPGAKCYGIVTMSSSTEVSRCIAHLHRTELHGQLISVEKVKGDPSKKEMKKENDEKSSSRSSGDKKNMSDRSSKTQASMKKEEKRSSEKSEKKESKDTKKIDGKEEKNDNGASGQTSESIKKSEEKKRITSKSPGHMVILDQTKGDHCRPSRRGRYEKIHGRSKEKERASLDKKRDKDYRRKEILTFEKMKEQRLKEHVFRFERLRRAMELRRRREIAERERRERERIRIIREREERERLQRERERLEIERQKLERERMERERLERERIRIEQERRKEAERIAREREELRRQQQQLRYEQEKRNSLKRPRDVDHRRDDPYWSDNKKLSLDTDARFGHGSDYSRQQNRFNDFDHRERGRFPESSAVQSSSFERRDRFVGQSEGKKARPTARREDPSFERYPKNFSDSRRNEPPPPRNELRESDRREVRGERDERRTVIIHDRPDITHARHPREAGPNPSRPTSWKSEGSMSTDKRETRVERPERSGREVSGHSVRGAPPGNRSSTSGYGSRDGDRGAITDRGSGAQHYPEERHVVERHGRDTSGPRKEWHGPPSQGPSYHDTRRMGDGRAGAGMITQHSSAMASMREKLRTAYTMQRRVQLRTAYTMQRGVQIRTAYTMQRRVQKDSSQSFKLILCSLISDPRTT
- the SLTM gene encoding SAFB-like transcription modulator isoform X15, with translation MAAATAAVAASAASGQAEGKKITDLRVIDLKSELKRRNLDITGVKTVLISRLKQAIEEEGGDPDNIELTVSTDTTNKKPTKGKGKKQEADELSGDASVEDDAFIKEIEAQEGEDDTFLTAQDGEEEENEKEGSLAEADHTAHEEMEAHTTVKEAEDDNISVTIQAEDAITLDFDGDDLLETGKNVKITDSEASKPKDGQDAIAQSPEKESKDYEMNANHKDGKKEDCVKGDPVEKEAREGSKKAESGDKEKDTLKKGPSSTGASGQAKSSSKESKDSKTSSKDDKGSTSSTSGSSGSSTKNIWVSGLSSSTKAADLKNLFGKYGKVLSAKVVTNARSPGAKCYGIVTMSSSTEVSRCIAHLHRTELHGQLISVEKVKGDPSKKEMKKENDEKSSSRSSGDKKNMSDRSSKTQASMKKEEKRSSEKSEKKESKDTKKIDGKEEKNDNGASGQTSESIKKSEEKKRITSKSPGHMVILDQTKGDHCRPSRRGRYEKIHGRSKEKERASLDKKRDKDYRRKEILTFEKMKEQRLKEHVFRFERLRRAMELRRRREIAERERRERERIRIIREREERERLQRERERLEIERQKLERERMERERLERERIRIEQERRKEAERIAREREELRRQQQQLRYEQEKRNSLKRPRDVDHRRDDPYWSDNKKLSLDTDARFGHGSDYSRQQNRFNDFDHRERGRFPESSAVQSSSFERRDRFVGQSEGKKARPTARREDPSFERYPKNFSDSRRNEPPPPRNELRESDRREVRGERDERRTVIIHDRPDITHARHPREAGPNPSRPTSWKSEGSMSTDKRETRVERPERSGREVSGHSVRGAPPGNRSSTSGYGSRDGDRGAITDRGSGAQHYPEERHVVERHGRDTSGPRKEWHGPPSQGPSYHDTRRMGDGRAGAGMITQHSSNASPINRIVQISGNSMPRGSGSGFKPFKGGPPRRF
- the SLTM gene encoding SAFB-like transcription modulator isoform X19, with amino-acid sequence MEAHTTVKEAEDDNISVTIQAEDAITLDFDGDDLLETGKNVKITDSEASKPKDGQDAIAQSPEKESKDYEMNANHKDGKKEDCVKGDPVEKEAREGSKKAESGDKEKDTLKKGPSSTGASGQAKSSSKESKDSKTSSKDDKGSTSSTSGSSGSSTKNIWVSGLSSSTKAADLKNLFGKYGKVLSAKVVTNARSPGAKCYGIVTMSSSTEVSRCIAHLHRTELHGQLISVEKVKGDPSKKEMKKENDEKSSSRSSGDKKNMSDRSSKTQASMKKEEKRSSEKSEKKESKDTKKIDGKEEKNDNGASGQTSESIKKSEEKKRITSKSPGHMVILDQTKGDHCRPSRRGRYEKIHGRSKEKERASLDKKRDKDYRRKEILTFEKMKEQRLKEHVFRFERLRRAMELRRRREIAERERRERERIRIIREREERERLQRERERLEIERQKLERERMERERLERERIRIEQERRKEAERIAREREELRRQQQQLRYEQEKRNSLKRPRDVDHRRDDPYWSDNKKLSLDTDARFGHGSDYSRQQNRFNDFDHRERGRFPESSAVQSSSFERRDRFVGQSEGKKARPTARREDPSFERYPKNFSDSRRNEPPPPRNELRESDRREVRGERDERRTVIIHDRPDITHARHPREAGPNPSRPTSWKSEGSMSTDKRETRVERPERSGREVSGHSVRGAPPGNRSSTSGYGSRDGDRGAITDRGSGAQHYPEERHVVERHGRDTSGPRKEWHGPPSQGPSYHDTRRMGDGRAGAGMITQHSSAMASMREKLRTAYTMQRRVQLRTAYTMQRGVQIRTAYTMQRRVQKDSSQSFKLILCSLISDPRTT
- the SLTM gene encoding SAFB-like transcription modulator isoform X2, whose amino-acid sequence is MAAATAAVAASAASGQAEGKKITDLRVIDLKSELKRRNLDITGVKTVLISRLKQAIEEEGGDPDNIELTVSTDTTNKKPTKGKGKKQEADELSGDASVEDDAFIKDCELENQEAQEQDGNDELKDSEEFGENEEENVRSKELLSAEENKRAHELIEADAVEDREKEDIESQEIEAQEGEDDTFLTAQDGEEEENEKDIAGSGDGTQEVSKPLPSEGSLAEADHTAHEEMEAHTTVKEAEDDNISVTIQAEDAITLDFDGDDLLETGKNVKITDSEASKPKDGQDAIAQSPEKESKDYEMNANHKDGKKEDCVKGDPVEKEAREGSKKAESGDKEKDTLKKGPSSTGASGQAKSSSKESKDSKTSSKDDKGSTSSTSGSSGSSTKNIWVSGLSSSTKAADLKNLFGKYGKVLSAKVVTNARSPGAKCYGIVTMSSSTEVSRCIAHLHRTELHGQLISVEKVKGDPSKKEMKKENDEKSSSRSSGDKKNMSDRSSKTQASMKKEEKRSSEKSEKKESKDTKKIDGKEEKNDNGASGQTSESIKKSEEKKRITSKSPGHMVILDQTKGDHCRPSRRGRYEKIHGRSKEKERASLDKKRDKDYRRKEILTFEKMKEQRLKEHVFRFERLRRAMELRRRREIAERERRERERIRIIREREERERLQRERERLEIERQKLERERMERERLERERIRIEQERRKEAERIAREREELRRQQQQLRYEQEKRNSLKRPRDVDHRRDDPYWSDNKKLSLDTDARFGHGSDYSRQQNRFNDFDHRERGRFPESSAVQSSSFERRDRFVGQSEGKKARPTARREDPSFERYPKNFSDSRRNEPPPPRNELRESDRREVRGERDERRTVIIHDRPDITHARHPREAGPNPSRPTSWKSEGSMSTDKRETRVERPERSGREVSGHSVRGAPPGNRSSTSGYGSRDGDRGAITDRGSGAQHYPEERHVVERHGRDTSGPRKEWHGPPSQGPSYHDTRRMGDGRAGAGMITQHSSAMASMREKLRTAYTMQRRVQLRTAYTMQRGVQIRTAYTMQRRVQKDSSQSLPKDYLICKRSMIK
- the SLTM gene encoding SAFB-like transcription modulator isoform X9, yielding MAAATAAVAASAASGQAEGKKITDLRVIDLKSELKRRNLDITGVKTVLISRLKQAIEEEGGDPDNIELTVSTDTTNKKPTKGKGKKQEADELSGDASVEDDAFIKEIEAQEGEDDTFLTAQDGEEEENEKEGSLAEADHTAHEEMEAHTTVKEAEDDNISVTIQAEDAITLDFDGDDLLETGKNVKITDSEASKPKDGQDAIAQSPEKESKDYEMNANHKDGKKEDCVKGDPVEKEAREGSKKAESGDKEKDTLKKGPSSTGASGQAKSSSKESKDSKTSSKDDKGSTSSTSGSSGSSTKNIWVSGLSSSTKAADLKNLFGKYGKVLSAKVVTNARSPGAKCYGIVTMSSSTEVSRCIAHLHRTELHGQLISVEKVKGDPSKKEMKKENDEKSSSRSSGDKKNMSDRSSKTQASMKKEEKRSSEKSEKKESKDTKKIDGKEEKNDNGASGQTSESIKKSEEKKRITSKSPGHMVILDQTKGDHCRPSRRGRYEKIHGRSKEKERASLDKKRDKDYRRKEILTFEKMKEQRLKEHVFRFERLRRAMELRRRREIAERERRERERIRIIREREERERLQRERERLEIERQKLERERMERERLERERIRIEQERRKEAERIAREREELRRQQQQLRYEQEKRNSLKRPRDVDHRRDDPYWSDNKKLSLDTDARFGHGSDYSRQQNRFNDFDHRERGRFPESSAVQSSSFERRDRFVGQSEGKKARPTARREDPSFERYPKNFSDSRRNEPPPPRNELRESDRREVRGERDERRTVIIHDRPDITHARHPREAGPNPSRPTSWKSEGSMSTDKRETRVERPERSGREVSGHSVRGAPPGNRSSTSGYGSRDGDRGAITDRGSGAQHYPEERHVVERHGRDTSGPRKEWHGPPSQGPSYHDTRRMGDGRAGAGMITQHSSAMASMREKLRTAYTMQRRVQLRTAYTMQRGVQIRTAYTMQRRVQKDSSQSFKLILCSLISDPRTT
- the SLTM gene encoding SAFB-like transcription modulator isoform X14, which gives rise to MAAATAAVAASAASGQAEGKKITDLRVIDLKSELKRRNLDITGVKTVLISRLKQAIEEEGGDPDNIELTVSTDTTNKKPTKGKGKKQEADELSGDASVEDDAFIKDGEEEENEKDIAGSGDGTQEVSKPLPSEGSLAEADHTAHEEMEAHTTVKEAEDDNISVTIQAEDAITLDFDGDDLLETGKNVKITDSEASKPKDGQDAIAQSPEKESKDYEMNANHKDGKKEDCVKGDPVEKEAREGSKKAESGDKEKDTLKKGPSSTGASGQAKSSSKESKDSKTSSKDDKGSTSSTSGSSGSSTKNIWVSGLSSSTKAADLKNLFGKYGKVLSAKVVTNARSPGAKCYGIVTMSSSTEVSRCIAHLHRTELHGQLISVEKVKGDPSKKEMKKENDEKSSSRSSGDKKNMSDRSSKTQASMKKEEKRSSEKSEKKESKDTKKIDGKEEKNDNGASGQTSESIKKSEEKKRITSKSPGHMVILDQTKGDHCRPSRRGRYEKIHGRSKEKERASLDKKRDKDYRRKEILTFEKMKEQRLKEHVFRFERLRRAMELRRRREIAERERRERERIRIIREREERERLQRERERLEIERQKLERERMERERLERERIRIEQERRKEAERIAREREELRRQQQQLRYEQEKRNSLKRPRDVDHRRDDPYWSDNKKLSLDTDARFGHGSDYSRQQNRFNDFDHRERGRFPESSAVQSSSFERRDRFVGQSEGKKARPTARREDPSFERYPKNFSDSRRNEPPPPRNELRESDRREVRGERDERRTVIIHDRPDITHARHPREAGPNPSRPTSWKSEGSMSTDKRETRVERPERSGREVSGHSVRGAPPGNRSSTSGYGSRDGDRGAITDRGSGAQHYPEERHVVERHGRDTSGPRKEWHGPPSQGPSYHDTRRMGDGRAGAGMITQHSSNASPINRIVQISGNSMPRGSGSGFKPFKGGPPRRF